One genomic region from Maridesulfovibrio ferrireducens encodes:
- a CDS encoding sensor histidine kinase, translating into MTLTRAKQTLQLGQYAYPLSYLVILVVAYEWPFAGSVAAVLSSIGLWLILRSSSCSLKQACDEQTDLKNQLVQSQKISALGEISTGIAHEINNPLSIIMQEAELMRTNLHSDSTQKEMDELRESLDVVFQQVERCSDITHKLLDFARKRHPVTQCADINRLLLDMLNLLQSETEAKNIRIVKRFSADIPKIKTDPPLLRQVFLNLLNNAVQAVDKSGEILVTTWNSDDMAFAQIRDTGPGISEKEIKQIFNPFYTTKPPGKGTGLGLSVSLRIVNQLGGYITVDSELGKGAAFTVHVPI; encoded by the coding sequence ATGACTCTTACACGGGCTAAGCAAACTCTCCAATTGGGGCAATACGCATATCCTCTGTCATATTTGGTGATATTGGTTGTTGCTTATGAATGGCCTTTTGCAGGAAGTGTTGCAGCGGTATTATCGTCCATTGGGTTGTGGTTGATTCTCAGGTCATCATCCTGCTCGCTCAAGCAAGCATGTGATGAACAGACGGACCTTAAGAATCAGCTCGTACAATCTCAAAAAATATCTGCGCTCGGTGAAATTTCAACAGGTATAGCGCATGAGATCAATAATCCGCTGAGTATTATCATGCAGGAAGCTGAATTGATGCGGACAAATCTTCACTCAGATTCGACCCAGAAAGAAATGGATGAGCTACGGGAAAGTCTGGATGTTGTTTTTCAGCAGGTGGAACGGTGCTCTGACATTACTCATAAGTTGTTGGATTTTGCCCGAAAGAGACATCCGGTTACACAGTGTGCAGATATTAATCGATTGTTACTGGATATGTTGAATTTGCTTCAATCCGAGACTGAAGCCAAAAATATCCGGATAGTAAAAAGATTCAGCGCTGATATTCCGAAAATAAAAACAGACCCACCTTTGTTGCGGCAGGTCTTTCTTAATCTACTGAATAACGCCGTTCAGGCTGTAGATAAGAGCGGCGAGATTCTGGTAACCACCTGGAACAGTGATGATATGGCTTTTGCTCAGATTCGTGATACCGGACCGGGTATTTCTGAAAAGGAGATAAAGCAAATATTTAATCCTTTTTATACGACCAAGCCTCCCGGGAAGGGGACAGGCCTAGGACTGTCCGTCAGTCTTCGGATTGTAAATCAGTTGGGCGGTTATATTACTGTAGACTCAGAGCTGGGAAAGGGCGCTGCTTTTACCGTTCATGTTCCTATTTAA
- a CDS encoding response regulator, producing the protein MEKSSKGIIKVLVVDDEERFRKTTVRMLKDKGLVVDDAADGVIALEKLAESDFDVVLLDIKMPGLSGEETFHRIQQDSYDVETVFLSGHVSLNRAVDLIQHGAFDYILKPASFRDIFKKIQKAYEQKMLRNGKIDIHDLLSNPE; encoded by the coding sequence ATGGAAAAATCTTCAAAGGGGATTATTAAAGTTTTAGTTGTGGATGACGAGGAACGTTTTCGGAAAACTACAGTCCGTATGCTTAAAGATAAAGGTTTAGTGGTCGACGATGCTGCTGACGGGGTTATTGCTCTTGAAAAACTGGCGGAAAGTGATTTTGATGTTGTTCTGCTTGATATTAAAATGCCCGGACTTTCCGGAGAGGAAACCTTTCATAGAATTCAGCAGGATAGCTATGATGTGGAGACGGTTTTTCTTTCCGGACATGTTTCTCTTAACCGGGCTGTAGATTTAATTCAGCATGGAGCGTTTGATTATATCCTTAAACCTGCTTCATTTCGGGATATATTTAAAAAAATACAGAAGGCATATGAGCAGAAAATGCTCCGTAACGGTAAAATAGATATCCACGATCTGTTGAGTAATCCTGAATAA
- a CDS encoding ATP-binding protein: MTEFSQDNMRLCYWNGSMNPFIIGIVGVGPGLKVLLDIINNEVFREFLPDMTLVAISDIHQKKDILAVRELGIPLYNTYVEMLEEHSEINLVIEMAGSIDMFSSLRKYLPESVSLMDHREIVFFCGLHDMALVKGNYKNNLAHQQVLIQSIIDEIREDIFLMDKNGCVVDINSVVWRRAEIPKSELIGKTCWNAARLRDGSTFCDQFDPECPFHKTLKSGKKEESLVTKVNSDGLLQYYRLYAYPIFDMRGKMSHIMVMHRDITERTHREKHQNQRDKLAVIGEMSTYLAHEIRNPLFAIGGFANSLFKSSCLNEKDREKVQIIVEETKRLDRLLTNMLNFVRSSHSSRKELDIVSVVQGAAELMSIGYGQQGYRIEVCSVSPLPNVLGDEDALKQCIVNLIKNAVEAMPEGGDITLSLDLHDGDVVLQVTDTGVGMNEHEQDRVFNPFYSTKEDGSGLGLAMIKKIVEELGGRVELASKPGQGTTVSLFLPPALDVEVAEVNDAVAN; encoded by the coding sequence ATGACTGAATTTTCTCAAGATAATATGAGACTCTGCTATTGGAATGGTTCAATGAATCCCTTTATTATAGGGATTGTAGGAGTTGGGCCTGGGCTTAAGGTTCTTTTAGATATCATTAACAATGAGGTTTTTAGAGAGTTTCTTCCTGATATGACGCTGGTCGCAATAAGCGACATTCATCAAAAGAAAGACATCCTTGCAGTTCGTGAGCTTGGTATTCCATTATACAACACCTATGTTGAAATGCTTGAAGAACATTCTGAAATTAATCTGGTAATCGAAATGGCTGGCAGCATTGATATGTTTTCGAGTCTCAGAAAATATCTTCCGGAGTCTGTTTCTTTGATGGATCATCGTGAAATTGTGTTCTTCTGCGGCCTGCATGACATGGCGCTTGTGAAGGGGAATTATAAGAATAACTTAGCTCACCAACAGGTTTTAATCCAGTCGATCATAGACGAGATCCGGGAAGATATTTTCCTTATGGATAAGAACGGATGTGTTGTGGATATAAATAGTGTTGTATGGCGGAGAGCCGAAATCCCAAAAAGTGAATTGATAGGTAAAACCTGCTGGAACGCCGCACGCCTGCGTGACGGGTCCACTTTTTGTGATCAGTTTGATCCTGAATGTCCGTTCCATAAGACTCTCAAGAGTGGAAAAAAAGAAGAATCCCTTGTCACAAAGGTTAATAGCGATGGCCTTTTGCAATATTACAGGCTCTATGCGTATCCGATTTTCGACATGAGGGGTAAAATGTCTCACATAATGGTCATGCATCGGGATATTACTGAACGAACCCATCGTGAAAAGCACCAGAATCAACGTGATAAGCTTGCTGTCATCGGTGAGATGTCTACATATCTGGCTCATGAAATACGCAATCCGCTTTTTGCAATAGGGGGCTTTGCCAATTCATTATTTAAGTCTTCATGTCTTAACGAGAAGGACCGGGAGAAGGTTCAGATTATTGTTGAAGAAACAAAACGACTGGATAGATTGCTCACTAATATGCTTAATTTTGTTCGCTCTTCTCATTCATCAAGAAAGGAATTGGATATAGTTTCGGTTGTTCAAGGTGCGGCTGAATTGATGTCGATCGGTTATGGTCAGCAGGGGTACCGGATAGAGGTTTGTTCTGTGTCTCCGCTTCCAAATGTTCTTGGGGATGAAGACGCTTTGAAGCAATGTATTGTTAATCTGATTAAAAATGCAGTTGAAGCTATGCCTGAAGGCGGAGATATCACACTTAGTCTTGATTTGCATGATGGCGATGTTGTTTTGCAGGTAACCGATACCGGAGTTGGTATGAATGAGCATGAACAGGATCGTGTTTTTAATCCTTTTTATTCTACCAAAGAAGATGGCAGCGGGCTTGGCTTGGCAATGATTAAGAAGATTGTTGAAGAGCTGGGCGGGCGAGTGGAACTTGCAAGTAAGCCGGGCCAAGGCACAACTGTTTCTCTGTTTTTGCCTCCTGCCCTTGACGTTGAGGTTGCGGAAGTAAATGATGCTGTCGCAAATTAA
- a CDS encoding site-specific integrase: protein MAGAKRIKTNYPGVFFIESVHELTKKIEKVYYVRFRKNGKLVEEKVGRQYRDDMTPAKASKLRAMKIDGDIPTNDEARVAQKAAKEAEHAKWTVGKIWDEYLRQRGEVTKSLRSDINRYNKYLKDQFENYETEELRTIEIDRLRSDLLKKLSPQSTKHVLALLKRIVNFSIKKGLCHAPDPRLLHFEMPKVDNTKTESMTQEQLKAFWRALDEEVDQNAASLLRLALATGMRRGALFALKWEDIDFEERFITLRGEAAKKRKTEKIPMAQLTYDILRQIDQVESEYVFPGHDGSMRTEFVRIARRVRDKAGLPKDFRPLHGLRHTFASLLASSGKVDLYTLQKLLSHGSPQMTQRYAHLADESLRRAASVADDVLGGGD from the coding sequence ATGGCTGGAGCTAAAAGGATTAAGACGAATTACCCTGGTGTATTCTTCATTGAAAGTGTCCATGAACTGACTAAAAAGATTGAAAAGGTCTACTATGTTCGTTTTCGGAAGAATGGAAAACTTGTAGAAGAGAAGGTCGGTCGGCAATATCGTGACGACATGACACCAGCTAAAGCTTCTAAGTTGCGGGCCATGAAAATAGACGGAGATATTCCGACTAACGATGAAGCTCGTGTTGCCCAAAAGGCTGCCAAAGAGGCTGAACATGCTAAATGGACAGTTGGTAAAATATGGGATGAATATCTACGCCAGCGCGGTGAAGTAACCAAAAGCCTCCGAAGCGATATTAATCGCTATAATAAATACCTCAAAGACCAGTTTGAAAATTACGAAACCGAAGAGCTGCGGACCATAGAAATTGATAGGCTGCGCTCTGACCTTCTAAAAAAACTATCCCCTCAATCCACCAAGCATGTTCTTGCGCTCCTCAAGCGTATCGTGAATTTCAGTATTAAGAAGGGGCTATGTCATGCCCCCGATCCTCGTTTACTTCATTTCGAGATGCCCAAGGTCGATAACACCAAGACTGAGAGTATGACCCAAGAACAGCTTAAGGCTTTCTGGCGAGCTCTCGATGAAGAAGTCGACCAGAATGCGGCTTCGCTTTTACGCTTGGCTCTGGCTACCGGCATGCGTCGTGGAGCACTATTTGCTTTGAAATGGGAAGACATTGATTTCGAGGAAAGGTTTATCACTCTCAGAGGTGAAGCTGCCAAGAAGAGAAAGACTGAAAAGATCCCTATGGCTCAACTGACTTATGACATCCTAAGGCAAATCGATCAGGTGGAAAGTGAATACGTATTTCCTGGGCATGATGGTAGCATGCGTACAGAGTTTGTCAGAATTGCCAGAAGAGTCCGTGATAAAGCTGGTCTACCCAAAGATTTCAGACCGCTTCACGGTTTGCGACATACTTTTGCATCGTTGCTAGCTTCGAGCGGAAAAGTTGATCTGTATACTTTGCAGAAGTTGCTAAGCCATGGAAGTCCACAGATGACTCAGCGGTATGCACATTTGGCAGATGAGTCGTTGCGTAGGGCTGCTTCTGTGGCTGATGATGTTTTGGGTGGTGGGGATTGA
- a CDS encoding phospholipase D family protein, whose protein sequence is MKFHSLRGEGKEFRSIEKLFDVKGRIRSVSIASGYIDTASIQQLLDFLEGRKDQRGCLLRIFIDEHASHYNDEKIGEELARLNKIIVDNYNKGSGIYLVRYGSIFHTKLYLVKTTKCDTFIIGSMNFTCAARERNEEVLLESRDFNTERTVSAPIYRQMEEYFESLVDDEKKVVILSEKVRDKAVKSSSLREILLQGTIFYESKESGLTSFKLELPNEIVSKSSDLTPALQDKTTDSVSLMTFFDEADFDDDVFDSGKGSWKQFCVETCYGYWCPVIFDDEVEDVLYEKFKVRAKKINRLVDLAKNNREHARRKLHAIHADINNYFVDREIPNRWKYADLVEFNARWDRWYDGLLLKFENDKFLKKLKRNVQDALVPDIWADAMASEEFEISFLESLIYEMKKRSGWNKPAQKLREDVIDKADEWEDLEDDKLIDILKAWDVEESSPSPLDVFLGMDENDDEDDEDWDDGDD, encoded by the coding sequence ATGAAATTCCATTCTTTGAGAGGGGAAGGAAAAGAGTTCCGGTCAATTGAAAAACTCTTCGATGTGAAAGGCAGGATTCGTTCTGTCTCCATCGCGAGCGGTTATATTGATACGGCTTCAATCCAGCAGTTGCTTGATTTTTTGGAAGGCAGAAAAGATCAGCGCGGCTGTTTGCTTCGAATCTTCATTGATGAACATGCCAGTCATTACAATGATGAAAAAATTGGTGAAGAGCTTGCCCGGCTCAATAAGATTATTGTGGATAATTACAATAAAGGCAGCGGGATATATCTGGTTCGTTACGGATCAATATTCCATACCAAACTTTACCTTGTGAAAACAACTAAATGCGACACCTTTATCATCGGCTCCATGAATTTCACCTGCGCCGCCCGAGAGAGAAACGAAGAAGTGCTGCTGGAATCAAGGGATTTTAATACTGAACGAACTGTTTCAGCTCCTATTTACAGACAGATGGAGGAGTATTTCGAGTCATTGGTTGATGATGAAAAAAAGGTCGTAATTCTCAGTGAGAAGGTTCGAGATAAGGCTGTAAAAAGCAGTTCCTTGCGTGAAATCCTGCTTCAGGGAACGATATTTTACGAGAGCAAAGAAAGCGGGCTAACATCTTTCAAACTGGAGTTGCCCAACGAAATTGTGTCAAAATCCAGCGACCTAACTCCTGCCTTGCAGGATAAGACCACAGATTCCGTTTCACTTATGACTTTTTTTGACGAAGCAGATTTTGACGATGATGTTTTTGATAGCGGAAAGGGCTCGTGGAAACAATTTTGCGTTGAGACCTGTTACGGCTATTGGTGTCCGGTCATCTTCGATGATGAGGTTGAAGACGTCCTGTATGAAAAATTCAAAGTTCGCGCAAAAAAAATCAATCGTCTTGTCGACTTAGCAAAAAACAATCGTGAACATGCCAGACGCAAGCTACATGCGATTCATGCTGACATAAACAATTATTTTGTTGATCGTGAGATTCCTAATCGATGGAAATATGCTGACTTAGTTGAATTTAATGCTAGATGGGATAGGTGGTATGATGGCCTTCTGCTTAAATTCGAAAATGATAAATTTCTTAAAAAGTTAAAACGCAATGTTCAAGATGCCCTTGTCCCAGACATCTGGGCAGATGCTATGGCATCGGAAGAATTTGAGATTTCATTTTTGGAGTCTCTTATTTATGAAATGAAAAAACGGTCCGGTTGGAATAAGCCAGCGCAGAAGTTACGTGAAGATGTTATCGATAAAGCTGATGAATGGGAAGACCTTGAAGATGATAAACTGATAGATATTCTTAAGGCATGGGACGTTGAAGAATCCAGTCCTTCTCCTTTAGATGTTTTTTTGGGTATGGACGAGAATGATGATGAAGATGACGAAGACTGGGATGATGGCGACGATTAA
- a CDS encoding helix-turn-helix domain-containing protein: MCLNDIMMSLFDEKLPSEALVALARNIRELRLNRQWTQDTLSERSGVPLSTLRKFERTGKISLESFLKVAFSLEVLDELLVATEPKEQSFTSMDQVLDKVEPKKRKRGRKS; encoded by the coding sequence TTGTGTTTAAATGACATTATGATGTCACTATTTGATGAAAAACTCCCTTCTGAGGCGCTAGTAGCACTAGCACGAAATATCCGAGAACTGCGGCTGAATCGCCAGTGGACTCAGGACACTCTTTCCGAGCGTTCTGGAGTTCCTCTTTCCACTTTGCGCAAGTTCGAGCGTACGGGTAAAATCTCTCTTGAATCATTCCTCAAAGTGGCTTTTAGCCTAGAGGTGTTGGATGAGTTGCTGGTAGCAACAGAACCTAAAGAGCAGAGCTTTACCTCCATGGATCAGGTGCTTGATAAAGTTGAACCTAAGAAACGGAAGCGGGGGCGAAAGTCATGA
- a CDS encoding type II toxin-antitoxin system HipA family toxin: MTQKKAVHEKLDVFGNFGSVRNHVGVLAVRDGEIYFEYTDDFLQTGMEISPFKLPTKNQFVHCKSPFENLPGVFYDSLPDGWGRLLMERVLRGKGIHPSQITPLDRLAFVGISGLGALEYEPAVSQSRARELSLDEIAGYAKNVLAEELSGTPQDVIEALLHLNGSSAGARPKVLVRVFEDGTLNCSPLSGSAGNADLNRGAEAWMVKFPNTHDGKDSGALEYVYSIMARKAGIEMPPTRLFPAKDGPGYFGIKRFDVTLHERFHMHTACGLLEADYRVPTLDYQDLIKLTYILTKNQQEVEKIYRLAVFNVLAHNRDDHGKNFTYLMDKFGQWSFAPAYDLTYSHGPNGEQSTMIMGEGRNPGKEHLMALAGVADISEKKAGQCIEQVQDSLAGFEMLAGKCGIFVGLIREVVGGFSV, encoded by the coding sequence ATGACACAAAAGAAAGCTGTACATGAAAAACTAGATGTTTTCGGCAACTTCGGATCTGTGCGGAATCATGTAGGCGTGTTGGCCGTGCGTGATGGTGAGATCTACTTTGAGTACACGGATGATTTCTTACAAACAGGTATGGAAATATCTCCATTCAAATTGCCCACGAAGAATCAGTTTGTTCACTGTAAATCTCCGTTTGAGAATTTGCCGGGAGTTTTCTATGACTCTCTTCCAGATGGCTGGGGCCGGCTTCTCATGGAAAGGGTTCTGCGCGGTAAGGGAATTCATCCCAGTCAGATAACACCGCTAGACCGACTGGCCTTTGTGGGAATTAGCGGACTTGGGGCTTTAGAATATGAGCCTGCAGTATCACAGTCTAGGGCGAGAGAATTGTCACTGGATGAGATCGCTGGTTATGCCAAAAATGTACTCGCTGAAGAGCTTTCCGGTACTCCTCAAGATGTTATCGAAGCTTTACTACATCTTAATGGATCGTCAGCCGGAGCACGTCCGAAAGTGCTCGTCAGGGTATTTGAAGATGGTACGTTAAATTGTTCCCCACTCTCAGGTAGTGCCGGAAATGCCGATCTTAATCGCGGTGCTGAAGCATGGATGGTCAAATTCCCGAACACTCACGATGGTAAAGATAGCGGTGCGCTTGAGTATGTCTATTCAATTATGGCTCGTAAGGCTGGTATTGAAATGCCTCCCACAAGACTCTTTCCGGCCAAAGACGGTCCGGGCTATTTCGGTATCAAACGATTTGATGTTACTTTACATGAAAGATTTCATATGCATACAGCTTGTGGACTTCTTGAAGCAGATTACCGTGTGCCAACACTGGACTATCAGGACCTCATAAAACTCACCTATATCCTCACCAAGAATCAGCAGGAAGTAGAAAAGATCTACCGTCTGGCTGTTTTCAACGTTCTAGCCCACAACCGTGACGATCATGGAAAGAACTTTACCTACTTAATGGACAAATTCGGACAATGGTCTTTCGCTCCAGCATACGATCTTACATATTCTCATGGCCCCAATGGGGAGCAGTCTACCATGATAATGGGAGAGGGGAGGAACCCTGGCAAAGAACATTTGATGGCGTTGGCTGGTGTTGCGGATATCAGTGAGAAAAAAGCTGGGCAGTGTATTGAGCAAGTACAGGATAGTTTGGCAGGATTTGAAATGCTGGCTGGGAAGTGTGGAATTTTTGTGGGCTTGATAAGGGAAGTTGTAGGTGGTTTTAGTGTTTGA
- a CDS encoding AAA domain-containing protein, whose product MHTNIETEIYNSLQKSALGQRTLDLRRYLNLSKINISKLQLLRELKRLQKSGDISYKLGRWSLVDFKNNPNLQKKNIELNTLNISEISRAILNLEKKHSNKIDTDDSCQIHGKWSLFRELLSYYQKCLCSEEGAEASAFQNQLNTNFIYLKKNSLQLFSSTNNLAVPLGPHLGEFVRTIFSNKDIMPLVVGYPVQAISIEKEGEPTTSIIQPIFLHTVTFSISSGGIHTSTTTGAPQINLKWLENVFPRNIKLRQSFLSACRLLNSDKNECADFKELVGILSTFASNKIIEPLNVESVNEEALSEPFKTGIYNKAVLMVAKRTRYTATLLKELAYIEKAPDHELDKTALNSIFTDGKIENTNHNATEKIGHRILEFPTLNPAQFKAVKSALNVKVSVITGPPGTGKSQVVAATIINSRLRNKSVLFTSRNHKAIDAVVSRLSSEDGLSLIVRANSKEDPNLKYTFEHSIREMLSECYDASVVENWNLILEELDSFIEKKEIGLAQIQKISLLTERLGELEERKDVLALDIVPETLVSLNKYAKSFPTISFKKISDSLSRLDSFNESFLQKKKLLWKRFVLLPDLFKCNQKLKLFNKLALPTFPRNKSQLPEFKDQILKVISCADYSLLTKKTERIELELLALPSFEECAASLRKIDEIISKKSLKVIKYESLSRIGTPPSISREELLGLKGALKSVKTGCAGRYLESETKRVLHERVPYILEAFPAWAVTNLSIGSRIPLAAGIFDLAIIDEASQSDIISAIPVLFRAKRATVVGDPFQLNHTSRLSTEKDTLLRKDVGILKVEDIRYSYTESSLYDLVAGADNINPVFLSETFRSCQDIADYSNQAFYSGRLKVATNPTGLIVPQGMRLGIHWKNLSGEIQRASGGGCICLTEAQEVKKIVSQIIEENKFNGTIGVVTPFRQQANRINDILFDGDIDYGLAQKAKLHVDTAHGFQGDERDVMIMSLCSGAEMPQGSLNFIRENGYLFNVAASRSRAVLYVVGDRTWAKSCGIPHIVKLAQEKNISPNVIKGPWAPYESPWEKIFAEALQKVGLNPITQVPVGYRRLDLALIRKGTNPFKIDIEVDGDCHRNSDGSRKMDDYWRDIQVQSAGFIVLRFWVYQLRDDLHGCVQKVLKVWSNNE is encoded by the coding sequence ATGCATACAAATATAGAAACAGAAATTTATAATTCATTACAAAAGTCAGCACTTGGTCAAAGAACATTAGACTTACGGAGATACTTAAATTTATCGAAGATAAATATTTCCAAATTACAATTGTTAAGGGAGCTTAAAAGATTACAAAAATCTGGAGATATTAGCTATAAATTAGGACGCTGGTCTTTAGTTGATTTTAAAAATAATCCAAATCTACAGAAAAAAAATATAGAGCTTAACACTTTAAATATTTCAGAAATTTCACGCGCTATACTGAACCTAGAAAAAAAACATTCTAATAAAATAGATACAGATGATTCTTGTCAAATACATGGTAAATGGTCTTTATTTAGAGAGCTTCTTAGTTATTATCAAAAATGTCTTTGTAGTGAGGAAGGAGCAGAAGCTTCAGCCTTTCAAAATCAATTGAATACAAATTTCATTTATTTGAAGAAAAATTCGTTACAATTATTCTCTTCAACTAACAACCTAGCGGTCCCTCTTGGTCCCCATCTAGGCGAATTCGTCCGCACCATTTTCTCCAATAAAGACATAATGCCCTTGGTTGTGGGATATCCTGTCCAAGCTATATCAATTGAAAAAGAAGGTGAGCCAACCACCTCGATTATTCAGCCTATATTTTTGCACACAGTAACTTTTTCCATATCTTCAGGAGGAATACATACCTCTACAACGACAGGTGCTCCTCAAATAAACTTAAAATGGCTGGAGAATGTTTTTCCTCGCAATATTAAATTACGGCAAAGTTTTTTGTCAGCATGCAGACTTCTTAATAGCGACAAAAATGAATGTGCCGATTTTAAGGAGCTTGTTGGGATATTATCTACCTTTGCATCAAATAAAATAATAGAGCCGCTAAATGTTGAGTCGGTAAATGAAGAAGCTCTTTCAGAGCCATTTAAAACTGGGATCTATAATAAAGCGGTCCTTATGGTGGCAAAAAGAACTAGATATACAGCCACTCTACTAAAAGAACTAGCTTATATCGAAAAAGCTCCAGACCATGAACTGGATAAAACTGCTTTGAATAGTATTTTTACAGATGGTAAAATAGAGAATACAAACCATAACGCAACTGAAAAGATAGGACACAGAATACTTGAATTCCCTACCCTTAACCCAGCACAATTTAAAGCAGTAAAATCAGCTCTTAATGTTAAAGTTTCTGTAATTACTGGTCCTCCTGGAACGGGAAAAAGTCAAGTGGTTGCTGCGACGATCATAAATTCACGACTAAGAAATAAGTCAGTATTGTTCACAAGCAGAAACCATAAGGCCATAGACGCTGTTGTTAGTCGACTCTCAAGCGAGGACGGACTCTCATTAATAGTTAGGGCTAATTCAAAAGAAGATCCTAATCTAAAATATACTTTTGAGCACAGTATTCGTGAAATGTTATCTGAATGCTATGATGCATCAGTTGTAGAAAACTGGAATTTGATTCTTGAAGAGTTAGACTCATTTATAGAGAAAAAAGAAATAGGATTAGCCCAAATACAAAAAATATCATTGTTAACAGAAAGACTCGGTGAATTAGAAGAAAGAAAAGATGTTCTCGCTCTAGATATTGTTCCAGAGACATTAGTCTCTTTAAACAAATATGCAAAATCCTTCCCTACAATCTCTTTCAAAAAAATATCAGATAGTCTTTCCCGACTGGATAGTTTTAATGAATCTTTTTTACAAAAAAAGAAATTATTATGGAAACGGTTCGTACTGCTACCTGATCTTTTCAAGTGCAATCAGAAACTAAAACTTTTCAATAAGTTAGCTCTCCCAACTTTTCCTAGAAATAAATCACAATTGCCTGAATTTAAGGACCAAATTCTTAAAGTAATTAGCTGTGCGGATTATTCGTTACTAACTAAGAAAACTGAAAGAATCGAACTTGAATTATTAGCTTTACCTAGTTTCGAAGAATGTGCTGCAAGTTTACGTAAAATAGACGAGATTATTTCTAAAAAATCACTAAAAGTTATAAAGTATGAATCATTAAGTAGGATAGGAACTCCTCCAAGTATTAGTCGTGAAGAATTATTAGGCTTAAAAGGAGCGCTTAAATCCGTCAAAACAGGGTGTGCAGGCAGATATCTAGAATCTGAGACAAAAAGAGTTCTGCATGAACGAGTTCCTTATATATTAGAAGCCTTTCCTGCTTGGGCTGTTACAAATTTATCCATTGGCTCCCGAATTCCTTTAGCTGCAGGTATTTTTGATCTGGCAATTATAGATGAAGCAAGTCAATCTGATATTATTTCAGCTATTCCAGTTTTATTTCGAGCAAAGCGAGCTACAGTTGTAGGAGATCCATTTCAGCTAAATCATACAAGCAGATTGTCTACAGAGAAAGATACTTTGCTCAGAAAAGATGTTGGTATCCTTAAAGTTGAGGATATTAGATACTCTTACACAGAAAGTTCGCTTTATGATCTTGTTGCTGGAGCAGATAATATAAACCCCGTCTTCTTAAGTGAAACGTTCCGTAGCTGCCAAGACATTGCAGATTATTCAAACCAAGCATTTTATAGCGGTAGGCTGAAGGTAGCAACGAATCCAACTGGATTAATAGTACCGCAAGGAATGAGACTAGGAATTCATTGGAAAAATTTAAGTGGAGAGATTCAAAGAGCAAGTGGAGGCGGATGTATTTGTTTAACAGAAGCACAAGAAGTGAAAAAAATAGTCTCACAAATTATTGAAGAAAATAAATTTAACGGAACTATAGGGGTTGTCACTCCTTTTAGGCAACAAGCTAATAGAATTAATGATATATTATTTGATGGAGATATTGATTATGGCCTAGCTCAGAAAGCTAAACTCCATGTTGACACAGCTCATGGCTTTCAAGGTGATGAACGAGATGTAATGATTATGAGCTTATGTAGTGGAGCTGAAATGCCTCAAGGGTCTTTGAACTTTATAAGAGAAAATGGCTACTTGTTTAATGTTGCAGCCAGTAGATCTCGAGCTGTTTTATATGTTGTTGGTGATAGAACATGGGCCAAATCATGCGGTATTCCACATATTGTAAAGTTAGCACAAGAAAAGAACATATCACCTAATGTCATAAAGGGGCCATGGGCTCCTTATGAGTCTCCTTGGGAAAAAATATTTGCAGAAGCACTACAAAAGGTTGGACTTAATCCTATTACACAAGTTCCTGTGGGATACCGCCGATTAGATTTAGCATTGATTAGAAAAGGAACAAATCCTTTTAAAATCGATATTGAAGTAGATGGAGATTGTCATCGCAACTCTGATGGTAGTCGTAAAATGGATGATTATTGGCGAGATATTCAAGTGCAATCCGCCGGTTTTATTGTTTTGCGATTCTGGGTCTACCAGTTGCGAGATGATTTGCATGGTTGTGTGCAAAAAGTATTAAAAGTATGGAGCAATAATGAATGA